Within Oribacterium sp. oral taxon 102, the genomic segment TCCTCGTGAAACATAAATGCCTTCCAGCCGCCGTTTAATGCCGCCGGCCGGTCGGTAATCCGGATGGCCAGCGCCGGGTCGGTAATCACTCTGCCGTTTTCCTGTCCGCCGCTTATGATATAGTCCATAAACCAGTCAAACTCTGTCGCGTATGCGATCTCCTCCGTCGAAAAGTCTGCGGGATTCACTGCCGAGGCATCCCCCCGGGAAATAACGCCCCTGCCGCTTTCACGATCCGGCGCAACTCTCGAAGCTGACGGATCATAGCTTCCGTCCGCGCCGACATAATAACCATCCGGCGTACAGGCATTGCGCAGCATACGTCCGTCTTCTCCTACATAATAGTAGCGGCCCGCATCCTCGATCCAGCTGTTTCGAACCGAAGCTCCGCCCTTCTCATAGTACCAGCTGTCTCCGGACTGAACCCAGCTGCCCCCGGTAGCTGTCGGAGCAGACGCCCCGGATTCACGGATATCCGTCGTGGCCGATCCGGTCTTTCCTGCCAGCTCCTCTGCCTTCCGTCCCAGCGCATCGATCTTTACGCCGTCGATCGTCCCGGAAACGGCAGATGCGCTGCCTCTTTCGTCCTTTGAGAGATCCTCCGTAAGCTTGTGCACCGTGAAATCTCCCTGAAGCGTCACATCCATCCCATTCCCGGACATACGCACCCGGATGTTTCCGGCAACGATTCGGTCGCTTCCGTCTGTACAGTATGCGCCTCGGTGATCGAGAGAGGCATGTCCCCGACTTCCTGTTTTCTCTTCCTGCTGCATATCAAGCTTCGCCTGATACGTGCCCTCCGATATCTCCGTGATCTTCAGCGCTGCGATTTCGGCAGCCGTAAGCTCTTCCGGATCGTCATAATCCCTGCTGGAGAATGTCATATCATGCCCCATTATCGGCCATTCAATCGTCCAGTGACCGTCCTCCTCCACCTCCAGACTGCAGTCGATAGGTTCGCGGAGCAAGCGTGCCTTTTCATCGGCAAAATCCGCAGGCACGCCTTTCATTTTTTCAAAGCCGTCCATTACGGTCAGCTGAATCTCGCCTTCATATTCGCCGATCAGATCCGAAATCCCTGCATCGCTTTTGATCTGGTATCCTGCCGGAATCTGAATCTTCGACAAAGCATCTGTACCGGCACTTTCTGCCCGCCCGCCCATGCCTGCGCCGGGCTTCTGCCTTTGCGTCTCAGACTGCGCACGCTTCGTTCCCGCGTCCCTGTCCCCTCTGTTCTTCAGCACAGGAACGATCAGAGCGCCGAGCACTGCGACAAGAATAACAGCTCCGCCTATCAGCACCGCCTTAAATATATGACCGGATGCCACTGGTTTTACAGCTCTCTGTCCCGCGCGAGCTCCCATATCCTCAGTCTCGACATGCAGATTCCCATGGGCGGGTGCTGCGGACGCCGGAGTCTTCCCGGCTCCGCAGACTTCACAGAAATTCGCGTCCTCCGGCATCGGTGCCCCACAGTTTGTGCAAAACTGACTCATTTTCTC encodes:
- a CDS encoding zinc-ribbon domain-containing protein is translated as MSQFCTNCGAPMPEDANFCEVCGAGKTPASAAPAHGNLHVETEDMGARAGQRAVKPVASGHIFKAVLIGGAVILVAVLGALIVPVLKNRGDRDAGTKRAQSETQRQKPGAGMGGRAESAGTDALSKIQIPAGYQIKSDAGISDLIGEYEGEIQLTVMDGFEKMKGVPADFADEKARLLREPIDCSLEVEEDGHWTIEWPIMGHDMTFSSRDYDDPEELTAAEIAALKITEISEGTYQAKLDMQQEEKTGSRGHASLDHRGAYCTDGSDRIVAGNIRVRMSGNGMDVTLQGDFTVHKLTEDLSKDERGSASAVSGTIDGVKIDALGRKAEELAGKTGSATTDIRESGASAPTATGGSWVQSGDSWYYEKGGASVRNSWIEDAGRYYYVGEDGRMLRNACTPDGYYVGADGSYDPSASRVAPDRESGRGVISRGDASAVNPADFSTEEIAYATEFDWFMDYIISGGQENGRVITDPALAIRITDRPAALNGGWKAFMFHEEGVYGYDAERYFNADIQAEKGRFNISMNWKYLYDKNEGSTVEESGSDVFSGTYDETGGTASAQSSYAKVDFDAFYLSTDGMTEYAVGTFYWISGETDRIALMRRAH